From one Atribacterota bacterium genomic stretch:
- a CDS encoding biotin--[acetyl-CoA-carboxylase] ligase has product MNLKNLDIPVLSYLSEEYPIAIEELSNRLSLSRAEVEKQIQQLKQLGYSISINDQKSYRIISRPDILLPFEIKNKLTTRYIGQTIYYFPALTSTNIIAKQKILRKTDNIPEGTIIITEQQSEGKGRLGKTWFSPAGGIWLSIILYPEIISSSIGLITLMAAVVVANTISKLFPIKAQIKWPNDILIDDRKVCGILTEMSTETKNIQWVIVGIGINANNDSSELPEDIRKCSISLKEITGQLIPRVMLVQYLCTEWEKFYEMLKRKDFSLILEEWKLYNNIIGKRIRLDTEEKIIAGEAINISDKGALIFKTDDGKTMEIISGTVLK; this is encoded by the coding sequence ATGAATTTAAAAAATCTGGATATTCCCGTATTATCTTATCTATCAGAGGAGTATCCCATAGCGATAGAAGAATTAAGTAATAGGCTCTCACTTTCCCGGGCAGAAGTAGAAAAACAGATTCAGCAATTAAAACAATTAGGATATTCTATTTCTATAAATGATCAAAAAAGTTATCGTATTATTTCCCGTCCTGATATTTTGTTACCATTTGAGATTAAAAATAAACTAACTACCAGATATATTGGACAAACAATCTATTATTTTCCTGCACTAACCTCTACTAATATAATAGCTAAACAGAAGATTCTAAGAAAAACCGATAACATACCAGAAGGAACAATTATTATTACTGAGCAACAAAGCGAAGGGAAAGGTAGATTAGGGAAAACATGGTTTTCTCCAGCAGGTGGCATCTGGCTTTCTATAATATTGTATCCTGAAATTATTTCTTCTTCTATAGGATTAATTACCTTAATGGCTGCTGTGGTTGTAGCTAACACAATCAGTAAATTGTTTCCAATTAAGGCGCAAATTAAATGGCCCAATGATATACTTATAGATGATAGGAAAGTATGCGGTATATTAACTGAAATGAGTACAGAGACAAAGAATATACAGTGGGTTATAGTAGGAATAGGCATAAATGCCAATAATGACTCATCTGAGTTACCCGAAGATATTCGCAAATGTTCTATTTCCTTAAAAGAAATTACTGGGCAATTGATACCCCGGGTTATGTTAGTGCAGTATCTTTGTACTGAGTGGGAAAAGTTTTATGAGATGTTGAAAAGAAAAGATTTTTCCTTAATTTTAGAAGAATGGAAACTCTACAACAATATAATAGGGAAAAGAATTAGGCTGGATACCGAAGAAAAAATTATTGCTGGAGAAGCTATTAATATTTCAGATAAAGGTGCCTTAATTTTTAAAACGGATGACGGTAAAACTATGGAAATAATATCTGGTACTGTTCTAAAATAA
- a CDS encoding carbon starvation protein A: protein MSLLTILILAIILYIIAYRIYGSFLDKLVEIDDKAKTPAHTMTDGVDYVPAKAPVLLGHHFASIAGAGPITGPIAAVVFGWLPCFIWIVLGCIFVGGVHDYFGLITSARHKGKSVGEIIGQYVGKKARTWFLLFAWLALVLVVAVFTILTAQAFAANASVATAGFLMLLIAMAMGFALYRANMSLPLVTVIGVILLFVSIWIGLNSPFLFFNQVTWTWILIAYIFLASTLPVWMLLQPRDYLSSFLLYVALIGGILGILVVRPTLVYPAYTSFKTGVGFLFPMLFVTIACGAVSGFHSMVASGTTAKQLDNEKDTRLVGYGAMLLEGVLAVIALGTAAILTQEGMKTGLAEWGGAVGIFAHGLGKFLAGLGVPEQTGVVFGSLTISAFLITSLDTATRLGRYCFEELTAEKMPSISNRYMGTIITVIAGGALALTGQWAAIWPIFGSSNQLLAGLSLMGATAYLAHLGKNFKVTYYPMAFMMIVTIVALINLVFTNFGRGNVLLGTVSILLLILASFVVYSGFQALGKFKEKVSTGEAK from the coding sequence ATGAGTCTGTTAACCATACTGATTTTAGCCATTATTCTTTATATTATTGCTTACAGGATATATGGAAGTTTTTTAGATAAATTAGTTGAGATTGATGACAAAGCCAAGACGCCAGCACACACTATGACTGATGGGGTAGATTATGTTCCAGCCAAGGCTCCGGTTTTACTAGGTCACCATTTTGCCTCCATTGCCGGTGCCGGACCAATTACCGGCCCAATTGCAGCAGTAGTATTTGGGTGGCTGCCCTGTTTTATCTGGATTGTACTTGGTTGTATTTTTGTAGGAGGAGTACATGACTATTTCGGCTTGATTACCTCAGCTCGTCATAAGGGCAAATCTGTGGGTGAGATTATTGGACAGTATGTGGGTAAGAAAGCAAGAACCTGGTTTTTACTATTTGCCTGGTTAGCTCTGGTATTGGTGGTTGCAGTCTTTACCATTTTAACTGCCCAGGCTTTTGCCGCTAATGCCTCTGTTGCCACAGCCGGATTTTTAATGTTATTGATTGCCATGGCTATGGGATTCGCTCTTTATCGTGCCAATATGAGTCTACCACTGGTTACAGTAATTGGGGTAATTCTCCTCTTTGTTTCCATCTGGATTGGACTTAATTCACCATTTTTATTCTTCAATCAAGTGACTTGGACCTGGATTTTAATTGCCTACATCTTTCTGGCTTCAACCTTGCCGGTCTGGATGTTATTACAACCTCGTGATTATCTCTCCTCTTTCCTGCTTTATGTTGCTCTTATTGGTGGAATCCTTGGAATACTGGTTGTCAGACCTACTTTGGTTTATCCTGCTTATACCAGTTTCAAAACAGGGGTAGGATTTTTATTCCCCATGTTATTTGTTACTATAGCCTGTGGTGCAGTTTCTGGTTTCCATTCCATGGTTGCCTCTGGAACCACAGCAAAGCAGCTTGACAATGAGAAAGATACCAGATTAGTAGGCTACGGAGCCATGCTTCTTGAAGGAGTGCTGGCAGTTATTGCCCTTGGTACAGCTGCTATATTGACTCAGGAAGGGATGAAGACAGGTTTGGCTGAATGGGGTGGTGCAGTTGGTATATTTGCACACGGTCTGGGTAAATTTTTAGCTGGTTTAGGTGTCCCGGAACAGACCGGTGTTGTCTTTGGTTCTTTGACTATCTCTGCCTTTTTGATTACATCTCTGGATACAGCAACACGTCTGGGAAGGTACTGCTTTGAAGAACTAACAGCTGAAAAAATGCCCTCTATTTCTAATCGTTATATGGGTACCATTATAACTGTTATTGCCGGTGGAGCACTGGCCTTAACCGGACAATGGGCTGCAATCTGGCCGATCTTCGGTTCTTCTAACCAATTATTGGCTGGTTTATCCTTAATGGGTGCCACTGCCTATCTAGCTCATCTGGGTAAAAACTTCAAAGTCACTTATTATCCTATGGCTTTTATGATGATTGTTACCATTGTTGCCCTTATTAATCTGGTCTTTACCAATTTTGGTAGGGGCAATGTTCTTCTCGGTACAGTATCTATTTTATTGTTAATCTTAGCTAGCTTTGTAGTCTATAGTGGATTCCAGGCTTTGGGTAAATTTAAAGAAAAAGTATCCACTGGTGAAGCTAAATAA
- a CDS encoding aspartate/glutamate racemase family protein, producing the protein MKILCINPNSSSEVTDGIRKICEKYALADTRIEVKQIEEAPLGIESYLDAAIAEKYLLKYFKDWEKQYDGFIIGCHSDIGIDLLRELTNKPVIGIGEASMLYALPLGHKFSILSLKRKKIPQKEDLVKKYGLEDRCASIRTTGLGVVATENDKREKLLQEGMAAVQEDRAEVLILGCAGMAGLDKEIEKVVEVPVIDGLVCALMMIESFIRYGVGTSKIAKYR; encoded by the coding sequence TTGAAGATATTGTGTATTAATCCAAATAGTTCTAGTGAGGTAACGGATGGGATTAGAAAGATCTGTGAGAAATATGCCTTGGCTGATACAAGAATTGAAGTTAAGCAAATCGAAGAAGCTCCGTTAGGAATTGAAAGTTATTTGGATGCAGCTATTGCTGAAAAATATTTATTAAAATATTTCAAGGATTGGGAAAAACAATATGATGGATTTATCATTGGCTGTCATAGCGATATAGGTATAGATCTGCTTAGAGAATTAACCAATAAACCGGTTATAGGAATTGGCGAGGCGTCTATGCTTTATGCTTTACCTTTAGGTCACAAATTCAGCATATTATCACTAAAAAGAAAAAAAATACCCCAAAAAGAGGATTTGGTCAAAAAATATGGCTTGGAAGACCGATGCGCATCAATCCGTACTACCGGTTTAGGTGTAGTTGCAACTGAAAACGATAAAAGAGAAAAGTTACTCCAAGAAGGGATGGCGGCGGTACAAGAAGATAGAGCTGAAGTTTTAATACTGGGATGTGCTGGAATGGCAGGATTAGATAAAGAAATTGAAAAAGTTGTAGAAGTCCCTGTTATTGATGGACTAGTATGTGCTTTGATGATGATAGAGTCTTTTATTAGATATGGAGTTGGAACTAGCAAAATAGCTAAATATAGGTAA
- a CDS encoding deoxynucleoside kinase: MKKFIIISGNIGSGKSSLTKLLSKRLGWKAFYEVVENNPYLEDFYYDMKKWSFHLQVFFLSKRFQHHQTIVRDPSSVVQDRSIYEDVDIFAKNLYEQGLMEPRDYHNYRELFSIMVDFLSPPNLIIYLQASVDTLKRRIALRGRDYEKKISRAYLEQLNILYEKWLEGFTICPILTVPTDDLDFVQRTEHLQLITEKILTKLQGVEKVSFDSTDVKD; the protein is encoded by the coding sequence ATGAAAAAATTTATTATTATCTCTGGAAACATCGGAAGCGGAAAATCAAGTTTGACCAAGCTTTTGAGTAAACGGCTGGGATGGAAGGCTTTTTATGAAGTGGTAGAAAACAATCCCTATTTAGAAGATTTTTATTATGATATGAAAAAATGGAGTTTTCATCTGCAAGTTTTTTTCCTCTCTAAACGCTTTCAACATCACCAGACTATAGTGAGAGACCCATCTTCTGTGGTACAAGACCGTAGTATTTACGAGGATGTTGATATATTTGCTAAAAATTTGTATGAACAGGGATTGATGGAACCCCGAGACTATCATAATTATAGAGAGTTATTCAGTATTATGGTGGATTTTTTATCTCCGCCTAATCTGATAATTTACCTGCAGGCATCTGTTGACACTTTAAAGAGAAGAATTGCCTTACGGGGCAGGGATTATGAGAAAAAAATTTCCAGAGCCTACTTAGAACAACTCAATATATTGTATGAGAAATGGTTAGAGGGATTTACTATTTGTCCTATTTTGACAGTTCCCACTGATGATCTTGATTTTGTGCAGAGAACGGAACATCTGCAACTGATCACTGAAAAAATTCTGACTAAATTGCAGGGAGTAGAAAAAGTCTCTTTTGACTCAACTGATGTTAAGGATTGA
- a CDS encoding PEP/pyruvate-binding domain-containing protein, translating into MPIIQKDTRQVVKDKNLSTEQKWLLDISSAYFGIHQRIINFLTEIYLSPLRPKFVHEKLREIALNDMWFYKSHPEASRAIKAILTLFNDMLNKELNFRDKQRVLETLFEFIRELAKDDYMEVELDFLAEEVFHILDKTLHHDKDIRIYSSSLLKKLPTHLTKHRDYSRRMENLLRVSLKENIQIWKNQLDFQEWCQKQDKYFSEKYKVEILNIAKREKQFISEMQEKLSQAHNWEELDSIPDFKECIAKLIGYLEKDASILEKIHFLYYLLEIPEMMGLRDSLLVELAQLYKRFAPEDIAELPLNSFLTTTFSLFNSLKTENMEKILECLLRLGQGIYQTEDQTYIDTLIEHLIRFGFIYPGEVKINDDWQIQTDNNHLKIIRLWLELIKCSIRHSSKLISALIVNLKLGGVLIRDEDLFQRDVSKLLNSDIKSNYVLIKQLLSLFPVYFSAVGAEGKIRELSTDIDKLSYSEDRLIHFLRKQVHVESNNSQIELIRRIFCFWYDRNHHPLLEYLPSDVQKELSVSGKWFDPVHNITRKLCKAMKVSPVAMLEKDIDEIKKALEKIKNLDDCNSKRIIYLIELYQLLKHKYTLDYKFICLDLQKSNIFTIREIKKLENNIKNDKCTASIKLIYNMISRLKKIILESPKTEAQESIYLKRHIASGIPSMYGQYYEQKLVAMGLILRLEKLADYLISKLISQRNLDYMTIDGFHNAARILDLFKEGLSLNGISNENFNSHLEMLNYSFKTTTFSMDQFVNIFYFFTLNIKEIIDNYYILPFSSSLKTIIRQNIMGTDTSNKTNQEHIIYRKSEEFYRDIIVAAFLVQSLDNYVSKILSTLRNMMARLKPEVIHMLLNYNPKLLCTSLHKSNPKVDNQIFLGAKAYYLKKLYSYKFPIPPGFVLTTEWFRDRKAIMQFPEMYQAILGMIRDKLMELERITRKKFGDLKNPLFLAVRSGTVIPMPGAMDSILNIGMNDEIAESLSKIPEYGWAVWDSYRRLLQNWGMAHGIERDEFDKLILGFKQKYEVEEKRKFSKEQMKAIAFSYKTLLLDCGIKFEEDPFKQLIQAIILVFQSWYNDRAQIFRKKLQIAEEWGTAVIVQEMVFGNINTESGTGVFFTKVPFEKSSEVTLYGDFTSCSQGEDIVSGLVYTLPVSEFQNKKFPQFRGESLEKQFPEIYQELLRLAKELIYQRGYEHQEIEFTFKSKHRQDLYILQTRPYALKDKEKTPIFTSPDILSHLAGSGIGVGRGAMNGRVAFSLDDIRLLAERYPQEHKILIRPDTVPDDIEMIFECDGLLTSRGGVTSHAAVTAAQLGKVCVVNCKHLIVLEGEKKCIINNTEFKTGDKIAIDAYLGNIYKGHHAIDLEQISYFNEKGNL; encoded by the coding sequence ATGCCAATAATACAAAAAGATACCAGGCAAGTAGTAAAAGATAAAAATCTTTCTACTGAACAAAAATGGTTATTAGATATTTCTTCTGCTTATTTTGGTATCCATCAGAGAATAATAAATTTCTTGACAGAAATTTACCTTTCTCCTCTCAGACCAAAATTTGTCCATGAAAAACTCAGAGAGATAGCCCTCAATGATATGTGGTTTTATAAATCTCACCCTGAAGCGAGTAGGGCTATCAAAGCCATCCTAACATTATTTAATGATATGTTAAATAAAGAGCTTAATTTTAGGGACAAACAACGAGTTCTGGAAACCTTATTTGAATTCATTCGGGAGTTAGCCAAAGATGACTATATGGAAGTGGAATTAGATTTTCTTGCTGAAGAAGTGTTTCATATTCTGGATAAAACCTTACACCATGATAAAGATATAAGAATATACTCATCGAGTTTATTAAAAAAGCTTCCTACTCACCTCACCAAGCATAGAGATTATTCCCGGAGAATGGAGAATTTACTCAGGGTATCTCTAAAGGAAAATATACAGATATGGAAAAATCAGCTGGATTTCCAGGAATGGTGTCAAAAGCAGGATAAATATTTTTCTGAGAAATATAAGGTAGAAATCTTAAATATCGCTAAAAGAGAAAAACAATTTATTTCCGAAATGCAGGAAAAATTATCTCAAGCCCATAACTGGGAGGAACTGGACAGCATCCCTGATTTTAAAGAATGTATAGCTAAATTAATTGGTTACCTTGAAAAAGATGCATCGATTTTAGAGAAAATACATTTCCTTTATTACTTACTGGAAATCCCGGAAATGATGGGATTAAGAGATTCTCTGTTAGTGGAATTAGCCCAGCTCTATAAAAGGTTTGCCCCTGAAGATATAGCAGAATTACCTCTGAATAGTTTTTTGACCACTACTTTCTCCCTCTTTAATAGCCTCAAAACTGAAAATATGGAAAAGATTTTAGAATGCTTGTTGAGATTGGGGCAAGGTATATATCAAACAGAAGATCAGACCTATATAGATACTTTGATTGAGCATCTTATCAGATTTGGTTTTATTTATCCTGGTGAAGTAAAAATTAACGATGATTGGCAAATTCAGACCGATAATAATCATCTCAAGATAATTAGATTATGGCTTGAATTAATCAAGTGCTCAATCCGGCATAGCAGTAAGCTCATATCTGCTTTAATCGTAAATTTGAAGCTGGGAGGAGTGCTTATTCGAGATGAAGATCTTTTTCAAAGGGATGTTAGCAAATTACTCAATAGTGATATCAAATCAAACTATGTGTTAATAAAGCAATTACTAAGCCTTTTTCCGGTTTATTTTAGCGCAGTTGGAGCAGAGGGAAAGATCAGGGAACTATCTACAGATATAGATAAACTTTCTTATAGTGAAGATAGATTAATCCATTTTTTAAGAAAGCAAGTACATGTAGAAAGCAATAACTCACAGATAGAACTGATAAGAAGAATTTTTTGTTTCTGGTATGACAGGAATCATCACCCTTTATTAGAGTATCTTCCCAGCGATGTTCAAAAAGAGTTGTCTGTGTCAGGAAAGTGGTTTGATCCGGTACATAATATTACACGTAAGCTTTGTAAAGCAATGAAAGTAAGTCCAGTAGCTATGCTGGAGAAGGATATTGATGAAATAAAAAAGGCTTTAGAAAAAATCAAAAACCTTGATGACTGTAATAGCAAGCGAATTATTTATCTGATTGAACTTTATCAACTATTAAAACATAAATATACACTGGATTATAAATTTATTTGCCTTGATTTGCAAAAATCAAATATTTTTACCATCAGGGAAATAAAAAAGTTAGAAAATAATATTAAAAATGACAAATGTACCGCTTCGATAAAACTTATTTATAATATGATCTCCCGCTTAAAGAAAATCATTCTGGAATCTCCCAAGACTGAAGCCCAGGAAAGCATATACCTTAAGCGTCATATTGCCTCCGGAATTCCTTCCATGTATGGACAATATTATGAACAAAAATTAGTTGCTATGGGATTAATTCTGCGCCTGGAAAAATTAGCAGATTATCTTATCAGTAAATTAATCAGTCAAAGAAATCTGGATTATATGACTATAGATGGTTTCCATAATGCTGCCAGAATATTAGATTTATTTAAAGAAGGATTAAGTCTAAATGGAATTTCCAATGAGAATTTTAACTCCCATCTGGAAATGCTTAATTATAGTTTTAAAACTACAACCTTTTCCATGGACCAGTTTGTGAATATTTTCTATTTTTTTACTCTCAATATTAAAGAAATAATTGATAATTATTATATACTGCCCTTCAGTTCATCTCTGAAAACGATTATTCGGCAAAACATCATGGGGACCGATACTTCTAACAAAACCAATCAGGAGCACATTATCTACCGGAAATCAGAAGAATTTTACCGTGACATAATCGTTGCCGCTTTTTTAGTGCAAAGTTTAGATAATTATGTTTCTAAAATACTGAGTACTTTAAGAAATATGATGGCGAGATTAAAACCAGAAGTGATTCATATGTTACTCAATTATAATCCCAAATTATTATGTACTTCCTTACACAAATCCAATCCTAAAGTAGATAACCAGATATTTTTAGGTGCCAAAGCCTATTATCTTAAAAAATTATATTCCTACAAATTTCCCATTCCGCCAGGTTTTGTGCTTACTACAGAATGGTTTCGAGATAGAAAAGCTATCATGCAGTTTCCTGAAATGTACCAGGCAATATTGGGGATGATAAGAGATAAATTAATGGAATTAGAAAGAATAACCAGGAAAAAATTTGGAGATTTAAAAAACCCTCTCTTCCTGGCAGTTCGTTCCGGAACAGTCATTCCCATGCCTGGAGCTATGGATTCCATTTTGAATATTGGTATGAATGATGAGATTGCCGAAAGTTTAAGCAAAATCCCTGAGTATGGATGGGCAGTCTGGGATTCTTACCGAAGGTTATTACAAAATTGGGGCATGGCTCATGGAATAGAGCGAGATGAATTTGACAAACTTATCTTAGGATTTAAACAAAAATATGAAGTAGAAGAAAAGAGAAAATTTAGCAAAGAACAGATGAAAGCGATTGCCTTTTCTTATAAAACTTTGCTGCTGGATTGTGGGATTAAATTTGAAGAGGATCCCTTCAAACAGCTGATCCAGGCTATAATTCTTGTATTTCAATCCTGGTACAATGATAGAGCGCAAATTTTTCGTAAAAAGCTTCAGATTGCCGAAGAATGGGGAACAGCAGTTATAGTACAGGAAATGGTTTTTGGTAATATTAATACTGAATCGGGGACCGGAGTCTTTTTTACCAAGGTACCATTTGAAAAAAGTTCGGAGGTTACCTTATATGGCGATTTTACCAGTTGCAGTCAGGGAGAAGATATTGTATCTGGATTAGTTTATACTTTACCGGTTTCCGAATTTCAAAATAAAAAATTTCCTCAGTTTAGAGGAGAGTCTCTGGAAAAACAATTTCCGGAAATTTATCAAGAATTGCTTAGATTAGCAAAAGAGTTAATTTATCAGAGAGGGTATGAGCATCAAGAAATTGAATTTACCTTTAAGTCAAAACACAGGCAAGATTTATATATCTTGCAAACCAGACCGTATGCCCTGAAGGATAAAGAAAAAACTCCTATTTTTACCAGTCCAGATATTCTTAGCCATCTGGCTGGATCGGGTATCGGAGTCGGTAGAGGGGCAATGAATGGTCGTGTTGCTTTTAGCCTGGATGATATAAGACTGCTGGCAGAAAGATATCCTCAAGAGCACAAGATTTTAATTCGACCTGATACAGTACCGGATGATATTGAAATGATATTTGAATGTGATGGACTGTTAACTTCACGTGGCGGAGTCACCTCTCATGCAGCAGTCACCGCTGCCCAGTTAGGTAAAGTTTGTGTGGTGAATTGTAAACACTTAATAGTACTAGAAGGGGAAAAGAAATGCATTATTAATAATACGGAATTCAAAACTGGTGATAAAATTGCCATAGATGCCTACCTGGGGAATATCTATAAAGGTCATCATGCTATTGATTTAGAACAAATATCTTATTTTAATGAGAAGGGAAACCTATAA
- a CDS encoding FmdE family protein, with translation MIKLAVDYNNINAMVERGIKLHGHSGPYLNLGIKMGLFALDLLGVKGYFDLSTEIELEYRTPTSCLIDGLQISTGCTMGKGNIRVKNNPGIIRVLFKSDHKTLLVTLKPEINKLIDFQKESCETLGEQILNIPNKQIFNYEIKCEPSKIIGEQNSTIH, from the coding sequence ATGATTAAATTAGCAGTGGATTATAATAATATCAATGCTATGGTTGAACGTGGCATTAAGCTACATGGTCACTCCGGACCCTACCTTAATCTGGGTATTAAGATGGGTTTATTTGCCCTGGATTTGCTGGGAGTAAAAGGATATTTTGATCTCTCAACTGAAATAGAATTAGAATACCGTACTCCGACATCCTGCTTGATCGACGGTTTACAGATATCTACCGGTTGCACTATGGGCAAAGGAAACATCAGAGTAAAAAATAATCCTGGTATAATTAGAGTCCTTTTCAAATCAGACCACAAAACACTTCTGGTCACCTTAAAACCAGAAATAAACAAACTAATTGACTTCCAAAAAGAAAGCTGCGAAACTCTGGGAGAACAAATCCTGAATATACCCAATAAGCAGATATTTAATTATGAAATTAAATGTGAACCTTCTAAAATAATTGGTGAGCAAAACAGCACTATTCATTAA
- a CDS encoding dihydroorotase family protein, with protein MDNYDLAINSGNVFINDQLVSCSIGIKDGIIAVVSKNALKAEKVIDAKGKTILPGTVDPHVHIRAPGDEYRETFLSGTKEAALGGVTTVLEMPISSPPPYSPEIVKSRMAIAEKEAVVDIAFFGAAGIDQKESILPCSKSGIVAFKTFLHEAPEGREKEFIGLTAPDTGDQYELMEILAETDLITAFHAENNDMIKKNIARLRKEGKTSPIYHERSRPPVVEIETTAKILLFAEKTGAKVEIAHISTPEAVQLVQEAKEKGVLAIAETCPHYLFLNEQALVKHGAFAKCNPPVRSEAEQEEMWEYLRAGYFDIIGSDHAPYTKEEKEKGNGDIFVPPAGFPGLSTRLPLMFTAVKEDKLDLAMMVQLICENPARIFGLYPQKGVIMVGADADFVIFDADQKGKIDKDKMFTKCKDSAIVFDGWEVYGQPEQTIVRGEVVYEHGAIKVNPGYGKIIKVLR; from the coding sequence ATGGACAATTATGATCTAGCGATTAATTCCGGAAATGTATTTATCAATGACCAATTAGTAAGCTGTAGCATCGGTATTAAAGATGGAATAATTGCTGTTGTTAGTAAAAATGCTTTAAAAGCAGAAAAGGTTATTGATGCCAAGGGAAAAACAATTCTACCTGGAACAGTAGATCCGCATGTCCATATTAGAGCACCAGGTGATGAATATAGAGAAACATTTCTTTCGGGAACCAAAGAAGCTGCTTTAGGTGGGGTAACTACTGTGCTGGAAATGCCCATATCTTCTCCGCCACCTTATTCTCCGGAAATTGTGAAAAGCAGAATGGCTATTGCTGAAAAGGAAGCAGTGGTGGATATAGCCTTTTTTGGAGCTGCCGGGATTGACCAGAAAGAAAGTATTTTACCATGTTCCAAATCAGGTATAGTTGCTTTTAAAACTTTCTTACATGAAGCTCCCGAAGGGAGGGAAAAGGAATTTATTGGATTGACTGCACCTGATACAGGTGATCAGTATGAATTGATGGAGATATTAGCTGAAACTGATCTCATTACTGCTTTTCATGCCGAGAATAATGATATGATTAAGAAAAACATTGCCCGGCTCAGGAAAGAAGGAAAGACTTCTCCTATCTATCATGAGAGATCTCGTCCTCCTGTTGTAGAAATTGAAACTACTGCTAAAATATTACTTTTTGCTGAAAAGACTGGGGCAAAGGTGGAAATAGCTCATATCAGTACACCCGAGGCAGTTCAACTAGTTCAAGAAGCAAAGGAAAAAGGAGTATTAGCTATTGCGGAAACCTGTCCTCATTATCTGTTTTTGAATGAACAGGCTTTAGTTAAGCACGGTGCTTTTGCTAAATGTAATCCACCAGTCCGTAGTGAAGCTGAACAAGAGGAGATGTGGGAATATTTAAGAGCAGGTTATTTTGATATAATTGGCAGTGATCATGCTCCCTATACTAAAGAGGAGAAAGAAAAGGGTAATGGTGACATTTTTGTACCTCCGGCTGGTTTCCCTGGACTTTCTACCAGACTTCCCTTAATGTTTACCGCAGTTAAGGAAGATAAGCTTGATCTGGCTATGATGGTACAACTAATCTGTGAAAATCCGGCTCGTATTTTCGGATTATATCCCCAAAAAGGAGTGATAATGGTAGGCGCTGATGCAGATTTTGTTATCTTTGATGCAGATCAGAAAGGCAAAATAGACAAAGATAAAATGTTTACTAAATGCAAAGACAGCGCCATAGTCTTTGATGGATGGGAAGTTTATGGACAACCAGAACAGACTATAGTAAGAGGGGAAGTTGTTTATGAACATGGTGCTATCAAAGTTAATCCAGGATATGGGAAGATTATCAAAGTATTAAGGTAG
- a CDS encoding deoxynucleoside kinase, with protein sequence MYAFRSKYIAVEGAIGAGKTSLVLQLSKRYNARAILEVVEENPFLPHFYEDIKDFAFRTQIFFLLSRYDQQVKAAQQDLFRQLSFSDYMFAKDRIFAYLTLSGNELAMYEHLYQIICRDIPAPDMIVYLRASTNLLMKRIMLRDRPFERKISVQYMERLNKSYEDYFTNQHSFPQTKLVIINADELDFVGNSRDLEFVCQKVQEKDKE encoded by the coding sequence ATGTACGCATTCCGGAGTAAGTATATTGCGGTTGAAGGAGCTATTGGTGCCGGAAAAACAAGTTTAGTGCTACAATTGAGCAAACGATATAATGCCCGAGCTATCCTGGAAGTTGTGGAAGAAAATCCTTTTTTACCTCATTTTTATGAAGACATAAAAGACTTTGCTTTTCGAACCCAGATTTTCTTTTTATTAAGTCGATATGACCAGCAGGTAAAGGCTGCTCAACAGGACCTTTTCAGACAATTGTCATTTTCGGATTATATGTTTGCTAAAGACCGGATTTTTGCTTACCTTACTCTTTCCGGCAATGAACTGGCAATGTATGAACATCTATATCAAATAATATGTCGGGATATACCTGCTCCTGATATGATTGTCTACTTAAGAGCCAGCACCAACTTACTGATGAAAAGGATAATGCTCAGAGACCGTCCTTTTGAACGTAAAATCTCTGTTCAATATATGGAAAGACTAAATAAATCTTATGAAGACTATTTTACTAATCAGCATAGTTTTCCCCAAACCAAGCTGGTCATCATTAATGCTGATGAATTAGATTTTGTGGGCAATAGTCGTGATTTAGAGTTTGTGTGTCAGAAGGTTCAAGAGAAAGACAAAGAATGA